Proteins from a genomic interval of Candidatus Sysuiplasma jiujiangense:
- a CDS encoding SDR family oxidoreductase encodes MKERRVLVTGGSGTIGKAIVRALAAEGAFVAMASRAGQRLRDANQELRKEGLDVFAVVLDVESAESVGETVHLLDSHWGGIDAMFNCAGMGMTEFNPRISKNALPFYAYGPETLRKAMDVNYFGYLSLMRAFIPFFLEQRSGMIVNVSMDAEILAVRGFGPVSPTRAATNTLTDIASMELQGTGVSVNLLTPGGFIRGGMIPSDAQEEDFGKFLPPEIMAEPAIFLASAEAAGLSGAHIVASRFKRDDYD; translated from the coding sequence TTGAAGGAGCGGAGGGTTCTCGTCACAGGCGGAAGCGGAACAATCGGGAAGGCAATCGTAAGGGCGCTTGCTGCGGAAGGAGCTTTTGTTGCAATGGCTTCACGGGCGGGACAGAGGCTCAGAGATGCAAACCAGGAACTCAGGAAGGAGGGACTGGATGTCTTTGCCGTTGTTCTCGATGTCGAGTCTGCGGAGTCGGTGGGGGAGACGGTACACCTGCTGGACTCACACTGGGGAGGCATCGATGCAATGTTCAACTGCGCAGGGATGGGAATGACGGAGTTCAATCCCCGGATTTCCAAAAATGCGCTGCCGTTCTATGCGTACGGGCCGGAAACACTCAGAAAGGCAATGGACGTGAATTACTTCGGCTATCTGTCTCTGATGCGGGCGTTCATCCCCTTCTTCCTGGAGCAGCGCAGCGGTATGATTGTGAACGTCAGCATGGACGCTGAAATACTGGCGGTGAGGGGTTTCGGCCCGGTCTCTCCGACGAGGGCTGCGACGAACACGCTTACTGATATCGCGTCGATGGAACTGCAGGGCACCGGCGTGTCTGTAAATCTTCTCACGCCCGGCGGATTTATCAGGGGAGGAATGATCCCCTCGGACGCGCAGGAGGAGGATTTCGGGAAGTTTCTGCCCCCGGAGATAATGGCTGAGCCGGCGATATTCCTTGCGTCCGCCGAAGCCGCGGGACTCAGCGGCGCACACATAGTCGCTTCACGGTTCAAACGCGACGATTACGACTGA
- the ilvB gene encoding biosynthetic-type acetolactate synthase large subunit has product MKGAKVLVNTMSEHGVKTIFGIPGGANLPIYDELMGSTIRSILTRHEGGAAHMADGYARISGKPGVCLGTSGPGATNMITGVATAFLDSSPMVCLTGQVSTRMMGNDAFQESDTFDMMIPVTKSNFKIRRPEDIPYMISRAFEVAVNGRFGPVAVDLPTDTVANEMAGDPYMAPVSFPAKSDLANLGTAVAMLNGAERPAILVGGGAKWSGCGKSISMLAELIGAPVITTVMGKGAVDESHPLSMGTAGMHGRRSSAAVLEEADVVLAIATRFSDRTTGRSSEFLPKAGIIHVDIDTAEIGKNVTNIVGLAGNCDEIVEILIRTVDRRAASRALWIRRVAAMKSFCQCDFNYGDTPLKPQKILHELNRLLPEDAILTTDVGQHQMFAAHFFEARNGRRFVTSGGLGTMGFGLPAAIGAKAAEPETKTVCLTGDGGFQMTFGEFSTAVENNLPVFVIIMNNNSLGMIRQFQKQFYSNHIFCADYRISPDFVKFAEAMGGEGVVVERPGEVREAIMRGLDSDIPFVADMRIDINEDCLPMTPPWAGKGGTIYGRCKWKDINDGEIENFGR; this is encoded by the coding sequence ATGAAAGGAGCAAAAGTTCTAGTAAACACAATGTCGGAACACGGCGTTAAGACGATATTCGGCATACCGGGAGGTGCAAACCTTCCCATCTACGATGAGCTGATGGGCAGCACGATCAGGAGCATACTCACGAGACATGAGGGAGGTGCAGCGCATATGGCAGACGGCTATGCAAGGATAAGCGGCAAACCAGGAGTCTGTCTCGGTACATCCGGTCCGGGCGCCACGAACATGATAACAGGCGTAGCAACGGCGTTTCTCGACTCCTCACCGATGGTCTGCCTTACGGGTCAGGTTTCGACGAGAATGATGGGCAACGATGCGTTCCAGGAATCTGACACATTCGACATGATGATACCGGTTACAAAGAGCAACTTCAAGATACGCAGGCCGGAGGATATACCCTACATGATCAGCAGGGCATTCGAGGTCGCTGTAAACGGAAGATTCGGACCAGTGGCCGTTGACCTTCCGACAGACACCGTTGCCAATGAAATGGCCGGCGACCCCTATATGGCCCCTGTCTCTTTCCCGGCAAAGTCGGATCTGGCCAACCTGGGGACTGCGGTTGCCATGCTCAACGGAGCCGAAAGGCCCGCGATACTTGTCGGCGGCGGTGCCAAATGGTCAGGGTGCGGCAAATCCATAAGCATGCTTGCCGAACTCATCGGTGCCCCGGTCATAACAACGGTAATGGGAAAGGGAGCGGTAGATGAGAGTCACCCCCTCTCGATGGGTACAGCCGGAATGCACGGAAGGCGATCGTCCGCTGCTGTTCTTGAAGAAGCTGACGTTGTTCTCGCAATAGCCACCAGATTCAGCGACAGGACAACTGGCAGAAGTTCGGAGTTTCTTCCGAAGGCAGGAATAATCCATGTTGACATCGACACTGCCGAAATCGGGAAGAACGTGACAAACATCGTTGGACTGGCAGGCAACTGCGACGAAATAGTGGAGATACTGATAAGGACTGTAGACAGAAGGGCAGCATCGAGAGCACTGTGGATCAGGAGGGTTGCGGCAATGAAGTCGTTCTGCCAGTGCGACTTCAATTACGGTGACACACCTCTCAAGCCGCAGAAAATACTGCATGAGCTGAACAGACTCCTTCCCGAAGATGCCATACTCACCACGGACGTGGGCCAGCACCAGATGTTTGCGGCACACTTTTTCGAGGCAAGGAACGGCAGAAGGTTCGTCACTTCCGGCGGCCTCGGCACCATGGGGTTTGGTCTGCCGGCCGCCATCGGCGCAAAGGCGGCGGAGCCCGAAACAAAGACTGTCTGCCTGACCGGTGACGGCGGTTTCCAGATGACCTTCGGAGAATTTTCAACTGCGGTGGAAAATAACCTGCCTGTATTCGTCATCATCATGAACAACAACAGCCTCGGGATGATAAGGCAGTTCCAGAAACAGTTCTACAGCAATCATATTTTCTGCGCAGACTACAGGATAAGCCCGGATTTTGTGAAATTTGCAGAGGCGATGGGCGGAGAGGGAGTCGTTGTGGAGAGACCGGGCGAAGTCCGGGAAGCCATAATGCGCGGACTTGACAGCGACATACCGTTCGTTGCAGACATGAGGATAGACATCAACGAGGACTGCCTGCCGATGACCCCTCCATGGGCAGGCAAGGGAGGAACGATTTACGGAAGATGTAAATGGAAGGATATAAATGACGGCGAAATTGAAAATTTCGGCAGATGA
- a CDS encoding PKD domain-containing protein has product MPGGESPSASALNPRLNKGRKGALIAVAVVVILLVAGVSAYIVLVNHKKTSLSITPSSSFSIVTQGTAVTFYLGAKVSGVKITSTVWNFGNGISEKFTGGSGSTVQYIYPYPGNYLVYVRVNGTSGTSADNAASLLPVVVSPLTSASDISQLYPASIAVSASSASNTSVSSGEPSIIGVGGFVNVTSLLPASFGNYPTASGWNLQGISFSSAGHSFSWNSSDVSIGTDYLNVTYKTAGITYVLMNATTNSSTSSLTWSYIQTVAVGKFAIPPLATSSRKGIVDAAYIPGGFRTMDPALAYDTISGEVVFEIYQNLVQFAPGNNPASFIPVLAAQVPSVSNGLLSIQNRSGLSYVNYTFNIRQNIKFSDGNPLTVYDVWFSFMRTLLFTNDPGDPGWLLAHALIPGASVYGPYNLTPFWIDKAITYNSTSIEFHLLPTTNGSLYGISPVNGTNAAYFLTGVNTSSSTAFSEGYAATTYTSYGASVYFLQLLTGTEASIMDASWAAQHGAGIPGNTTQDYYNYQAFGNPPQWNQAIQFGAMGTGPYMVSLVNPGQLIQFVPNPYYTSTPGYPPASQIPPSVTIYYYSSESVAQLQFINGAADFAEGAFPSTSTGTVVNLIQKGLVKSISEPQVATNFYNYNLQINVTGLTAAGYTASFPASSEYSVPGIGTVSVFFGNLSVRKAFTYAYNQAQLISEYTSYGISFAENLTGFIPRGVSEYPSNITNVSADPYVPYYNMTLAEHYWNNTPYRTQGKGNVTFPIFDLSGQSVEDQIIESYWIPAIEQATNGTVKPYLEDLPSSSLFTYESVASGTDILPIAWDAWYADYPDASDYAATFASPFALDMYPFGVYPGTGFNSSTNPHQWSILHSVWNYSYLALNELNASVRDYYYWMADLEFSSLYLMVGNIQPLGVLYYRSWIVTSSLAWSLSPGDTLENVVFFGLQKT; this is encoded by the coding sequence GTGCCAGGGGGAGAAAGCCCGTCAGCTTCCGCATTGAATCCCAGATTGAATAAGGGAAGAAAGGGAGCGCTGATTGCGGTTGCAGTAGTGGTCATACTGCTGGTTGCCGGTGTGTCGGCCTACATAGTCCTTGTAAACCACAAAAAAACATCGCTTTCTATTACGCCTTCAAGCAGCTTTTCAATCGTCACTCAGGGAACTGCTGTCACTTTCTATCTTGGTGCCAAGGTTTCAGGTGTGAAAATAACTTCCACTGTGTGGAATTTCGGTAATGGTATATCGGAAAAATTCACAGGCGGAAGCGGCAGCACCGTACAGTACATTTATCCGTATCCGGGTAACTACCTTGTCTACGTTCGGGTTAATGGAACCAGCGGAACAAGCGCAGATAATGCCGCGAGCCTTCTGCCGGTAGTTGTCTCCCCTCTCACCTCCGCCTCAGACATCAGTCAGCTTTATCCCGCATCTATAGCGGTCTCTGCAAGTTCCGCGTCAAATACGAGTGTATCGTCCGGTGAGCCTTCGATTATAGGTGTCGGCGGATTTGTAAATGTTACATCGCTTCTGCCCGCCAGCTTCGGCAATTATCCCACAGCTTCGGGATGGAATCTGCAGGGCATTTCCTTTTCATCTGCGGGACACAGTTTCTCCTGGAATTCATCGGATGTCTCCATAGGCACCGATTACCTTAATGTAACCTACAAAACTGCAGGCATTACGTATGTGCTCATGAACGCGACAACCAACAGTTCTACCTCCTCCCTGACATGGTCCTATATCCAGACTGTCGCGGTTGGAAAATTCGCGATACCTCCTCTTGCAACTTCCAGCAGAAAGGGCATAGTGGATGCGGCATACATACCGGGAGGATTCAGGACCATGGATCCTGCCCTTGCATATGATACAATAAGCGGAGAGGTTGTTTTCGAGATATACCAGAACCTTGTCCAGTTTGCTCCGGGTAACAACCCGGCCTCCTTCATACCTGTTCTTGCAGCACAGGTTCCGTCTGTTTCCAATGGGCTGCTCAGCATTCAGAACAGGAGCGGCCTGAGTTATGTCAACTACACGTTCAACATCAGGCAGAATATAAAATTTTCAGATGGAAACCCGCTTACGGTGTACGATGTATGGTTCTCATTTATGAGGACACTGCTCTTTACCAACGACCCGGGAGATCCCGGCTGGCTCCTGGCACATGCCCTGATACCCGGAGCCAGTGTTTACGGCCCGTACAATCTGACACCGTTCTGGATAGACAAGGCAATAACATATAATTCGACCTCCATCGAATTTCACCTGCTGCCAACGACCAACGGTTCGCTCTATGGAATTTCTCCTGTGAACGGGACAAACGCCGCGTACTTCCTTACGGGCGTCAATACATCCTCCTCAACTGCCTTTTCTGAGGGCTATGCGGCAACAACCTACACCTCCTATGGGGCTTCGGTTTATTTCCTCCAGCTGCTCACGGGGACGGAGGCAAGCATAATGGATGCCTCGTGGGCCGCACAGCATGGTGCAGGCATACCGGGCAATACCACTCAGGACTATTACAACTACCAGGCGTTCGGCAATCCGCCACAGTGGAATCAGGCGATTCAGTTCGGCGCAATGGGCACCGGACCATACATGGTGTCACTGGTCAATCCCGGTCAGCTCATCCAGTTCGTACCCAACCCGTATTATACATCGACCCCCGGCTACCCGCCTGCTTCGCAGATTCCACCTTCTGTCACCATCTACTACTACTCCTCGGAGTCGGTTGCCCAGCTCCAGTTCATCAACGGTGCCGCAGACTTTGCTGAGGGTGCCTTCCCCTCGACATCCACCGGAACAGTGGTGAACCTGATACAGAAAGGACTTGTGAAATCAATCAGCGAGCCGCAGGTCGCAACCAACTTCTACAATTACAATCTGCAGATAAACGTGACCGGGCTGACAGCAGCAGGTTACACTGCAAGCTTCCCTGCCTCCAGTGAATACAGCGTCCCCGGCATCGGAACGGTTTCCGTCTTCTTCGGAAATCTGAGCGTCAGGAAGGCATTCACCTATGCATATAATCAGGCGCAGCTCATCTCGGAATACACTTCCTACGGCATCAGTTTCGCGGAAAATCTTACCGGCTTCATTCCCAGAGGTGTTTCGGAGTATCCATCCAATATAACCAATGTTTCAGCGGATCCGTATGTTCCCTATTACAATATGACGCTCGCCGAGCACTACTGGAACAACACGCCCTACAGGACGCAGGGGAAAGGAAACGTGACATTCCCCATCTTCGATCTTTCCGGGCAGTCTGTAGAGGATCAGATAATCGAGAGCTACTGGATACCTGCCATTGAGCAGGCAACAAACGGCACCGTCAAGCCATATCTCGAAGATCTGCCTTCTTCAAGCCTGTTCACATATGAATCTGTTGCTTCCGGGACCGACATACTTCCTATCGCATGGGATGCGTGGTACGCAGATTATCCCGACGCATCTGATTATGCTGCAACTTTCGCTTCGCCTTTTGCGCTGGACATGTATCCCTTCGGTGTCTATCCGGGAACCGGTTTCAATTCGTCAACGAATCCGCACCAGTGGTCCATTCTGCACTCTGTCTGGAATTACAGCTATCTCGCCCTGAATGAACTCAACGCCTCAGTTCGGGATTATTACTACTGGATGGCGGACCTGGAATTCTCGAGTCTTTACCTGATGGTCGGAAACATCCAGCCTCTCGGCGTACTGTATTACAGATCGTGGATAGTCACAAGCTCCCTTGCATGGTCATTGAGTCCTGGCGATACCCTCGAGAACGTCGTCTTCTTTGGATTGCAGAAGACATAA
- the ilvC gene encoding ketol-acid reductoisomerase — MVNAFYDRDADLGLLNGKKVAVIGYGIQGRAQALNLRDSGVEVVVGLKKNGESWKTAEKDGFRPLEVREAVKRADIIMLLIPDEVQADVYMNDIAMNLSRGKVLEFAHGFSIHFHRIEPPGGVDVIMVAPKGPGAMVRNTFLEGFGTPSLVAVERDFSGNALGIALAIAKGIGATRAGVIKTTFREETETDNFGEQVVLCGGVAELIGKAFKLLVSEGYQPEVAYFEVLHELKLIVDLIQKGGIENMWDNVSNTAEYGGRTRGPKVIDEHSVQSMKEILNDIRNGSFAEEWMKEYYSEMPTLRKLREDAKKEQIESVGSELRSLFVKKEQQG; from the coding sequence ATGGTCAATGCTTTCTATGACAGGGACGCAGACCTGGGTCTGCTCAATGGAAAGAAGGTTGCGGTTATCGGCTACGGCATCCAGGGAAGGGCACAGGCGCTGAACCTGAGGGACTCAGGTGTTGAAGTGGTCGTGGGACTGAAGAAAAACGGCGAGAGCTGGAAAACAGCCGAAAAAGACGGTTTCAGACCGCTTGAGGTGCGTGAGGCGGTGAAACGGGCCGACATAATAATGCTGCTGATACCGGACGAAGTGCAGGCCGATGTCTACATGAACGACATTGCCATGAATCTGAGCAGGGGAAAGGTACTGGAATTCGCACACGGTTTCAGCATACATTTCCACAGAATTGAACCGCCGGGAGGCGTAGATGTCATCATGGTTGCGCCCAAAGGCCCAGGAGCGATGGTGAGAAACACATTCCTTGAGGGTTTTGGCACACCATCGCTGGTCGCGGTGGAAAGGGACTTTTCCGGAAATGCTCTGGGCATTGCGCTTGCGATTGCGAAGGGGATAGGGGCCACGAGAGCCGGCGTCATAAAGACAACTTTCAGGGAGGAAACAGAGACGGACAACTTCGGTGAACAGGTTGTTCTCTGCGGAGGTGTCGCAGAGCTAATCGGAAAGGCATTCAAGCTGCTTGTTTCTGAAGGGTATCAGCCGGAAGTGGCTTATTTCGAGGTGCTGCATGAGCTGAAACTCATTGTTGATCTCATTCAGAAAGGGGGCATCGAAAACATGTGGGACAACGTGAGCAATACTGCCGAATACGGCGGCAGGACGAGAGGCCCGAAGGTAATAGACGAGCACTCAGTGCAGAGCATGAAGGAAATTCTCAACGACATAAGAAACGGATCATTCGCAGAGGAATGGATGAAGGAGTACTACAGCGAGATGCCGACCCTCAGAAAGCTGAGGGAGGATGCAAAAAAGGAGCAGATAGAGAGCGTCGGCAGCGAGTTGAGAAGCCTGTTCGTGAAGAAGGAACAGCAGGGCTGA
- a CDS encoding aldo/keto reductase, which yields MGTYYDFRWITVASLFGFRLRRTEIIRALRTGIDAGINLIDTAEFYKSEALVAEAVKGYDREKLFIATKVFPTHLKFGKVIRSCERSLRRLELDYIDLYQIHFPRQSIPLSETMGAMEKLVDEGKIRYIGISNFSLDKMREAESALKKYQLASTQMHYNMMHRDVENEILPHCTENGIALMAYFPVAHGKLAKPAGGETHSSLESIRKKYGLATIAQVGLNYLISKGENVFPIPRASNPEHVFQNAELGRNLFSNADMAVLAGLFS from the coding sequence ATGGGAACTTACTATGATTTCAGATGGATAACAGTTGCGTCTCTTTTTGGCTTCAGGTTGCGCCGAACAGAGATTATCAGGGCCCTGCGCACGGGCATCGATGCAGGGATAAACCTTATTGATACTGCAGAATTCTATAAAAGCGAAGCCCTTGTGGCCGAGGCTGTAAAAGGCTATGATCGGGAGAAACTTTTCATTGCAACCAAGGTTTTCCCGACACATCTGAAGTTCGGGAAGGTAATCAGATCCTGCGAGAGGAGTCTCAGGAGACTCGAACTGGACTATATCGACCTTTACCAGATTCACTTTCCCAGGCAGAGCATTCCGCTTTCTGAAACAATGGGCGCGATGGAGAAACTCGTTGACGAGGGGAAAATCAGATACATCGGCATAAGCAATTTTTCGCTGGATAAAATGAGGGAAGCGGAGAGCGCACTCAAAAAATACCAGCTCGCTTCAACCCAGATGCACTACAACATGATGCACAGGGACGTCGAGAATGAAATACTTCCTCACTGCACTGAAAACGGCATAGCGCTGATGGCCTATTTTCCAGTCGCCCACGGAAAACTGGCAAAACCGGCTGGCGGGGAGACGCATTCCTCACTCGAATCAATCAGAAAGAAATACGGTCTTGCGACCATCGCGCAGGTCGGTCTCAACTACCTGATATCAAAGGGCGAAAATGTATTTCCAATACCGAGGGCTTCAAACCCGGAACATGTCTTCCAGAATGCCGAACTTGGCAGGAATCTATTCAGCAACGCGGATATGGCTGTCCTTGCCGGTCTCTTCAGCTGA
- a CDS encoding PD-(D/E)XK nuclease family protein yields the protein MAAVAAGFLASALFIFLKTERIKSSDMSRQGIVLVSRRYGLSGKPDLILKKGLRYAPIEYKSYRSGGAAREWDVAQLLAYCLLVEENLGNTDGGRLVYPDGEFFVRWNPEAKTYLMEIMARMRAGPFEMTEDLGKCRNCEFSVYCRR from the coding sequence GTGGCGGCTGTAGCTGCCGGATTCCTTGCTTCAGCTCTCTTCATATTTCTGAAAACAGAGCGGATAAAATCATCGGATATGAGCCGGCAGGGGATTGTCCTGGTCTCCAGACGGTACGGCCTTAGCGGCAAGCCTGACCTGATTCTGAAGAAAGGACTGAGATATGCGCCTATTGAGTATAAGAGCTACAGGAGCGGCGGCGCAGCCCGTGAATGGGATGTGGCCCAGCTCCTCGCATACTGCCTGCTTGTGGAGGAGAATCTGGGGAATACGGACGGAGGGAGGCTTGTGTACCCCGACGGTGAATTTTTCGTTCGGTGGAATCCGGAAGCAAAAACATACCTCATGGAAATTATGGCAAGAATGCGGGCGGGCCCGTTCGAAATGACTGAAGATCTCGGGAAGTGCAGAAATTGCGAATTTTCCGTATACTGCAGGAGGTGA